A genomic region of Colletotrichum destructivum chromosome 1, complete sequence contains the following coding sequences:
- a CDS encoding Putative fatty acid hydroxylase — protein sequence MDVVLEVVDTFVGDRLYAALLPAHAAPYEFTHQAANATAQPLSTWQYKPSTHALYLEPSEAAYMSAWPRDNIFRQSMSLFLITWIFGVLNYFVFATLSYIFIFDKKTFNHPKFLNNQIRLEMKQANKAMPVMAVCTALTFVAEVRGFSRLYDASEDGPGRWYDWAQFPLFILFTDLCIYWVHRWLHLPLVYKHLHKPHHKWIMPSPYASHAFHPLDGFAQSVPYHVYPMLFPLNKLAYVALFVFINFWTILIHDGEYITDNPIINGSACHTAHHLYFNYNYGQFTTLWDRLGGSYREPDLAWFNKRTKMSQETWESNMKEMEDIQKKVEGNDDRQYVTAETKKRN from the exons ATGGACGTCGTTCTGGAGGTGGTCGATACCTTCGTCGGCGACAGGCTCTATGCCGCTCTCCTGCCCGCTCATGCTGCGCCATACGAATTCACCCACCAGGCCGCCAATGCCACGGCGCAACCACTCTCGACATGGCAGTACAAGCCCTCAACACACGCGCTATACCTCGAGCCCTCCGAGGCGGCGTACATGAGCGCCTGGCCTAGAGATAACATATTTCGCCAGTCTATGTCCCTCTTTCTCATTACTTG GATATTTGGAGTCCTCAACTACTTCGTTTTCGCGACCCTCTCGTACATCTTCATCTTTGACAAAAAGACCTTCAACCACCCCAAGTTCCTCAATAACCAGATCCGCCTCGAGATGAAGCAGGCCAACAAGGCCATGCCCGTTATGGCCGTCTGCACCGCCCTCACCTTTGTCGCCGAGGTACGCGGCTTCTCCAGGCTCTACGACGCCTCCGAGGATGGTCCAGGGCGCTGGTACGACTGGGCACAGTTCCCGCTCTTCATTCTCTTCACCGACCTGTGCATCTACTGGGTTCACCGCTGGCTGCACCTCCCCCTCGTCTACAAGCACCTCCACAAACCGCACCACAAGTGGATCATGCCCTCGCCATATGCCAGCCACGCCTTCCACCCTCTGGACGGCTTCGCCCAATCCGTCCCCTACCACGTCTATCCCATGTTGTTCCCCTTGAACAAACTGGCCTACGTGGCCCTGTTTGTCTTCATCAACTTCTGGACCATCCTCATCCACGATGGCGAGTACATCACCGACAAccccatcatcaacggctCCGCGTGCCATACCGCCCACCACCTGTACTTCAA TTACAACTACGGTCAGTTCACGACGCTCTGGGACCGTCTCGGGGGCAGCTACAGAGAGCCCGACCTCGCCTGGTTCAACAAAAGGACCAAGATGTCTCAGGAGACGTGGGAGTCCAATatgaaggagatggaggacatCCAGAAGAAAGTCGAGGGCAACGACGACCGCCAGTACGTCACCGCCGAAACGAAGAAAAGGAACTGA